A DNA window from Streptomyces sp. CA-278952 contains the following coding sequences:
- a CDS encoding lactonase family protein, with the protein MIGNSAGQAFMGSFTSAGGRGITAAAVDRDTGALTVLGSTDAVPDPSFLTVGPGGTALYAVGESAPGVAAAFALDGDVPTLLGPVRAVDGDAPTHLALAANHLVTANYTSGGVTALPVLADGSLGAAVSVLQHEGNGPDSGRQEAPHAHQVLVDPSGNWVVSVDLGTDSVRVCALDPATGALRLHSETALRPGTGPRHLAFHPSGSLAYVLGELEPTLTVCRWDAAAGRLDVLGETPVLPEHEAADDAARTYPSEVVVAHDGRFLWTANRGHDSISVLTLDESGEKAALVATVGCGGRWPRDLTLDPSGQWLYAANEHSGNVSWFAVDAETGVPRHAGSVEVPAVSCVVLV; encoded by the coding sequence ATGATCGGGAACAGCGCCGGGCAGGCATTCATGGGGTCGTTCACCTCGGCGGGCGGGCGCGGGATCACCGCCGCCGCCGTGGACCGGGATACCGGTGCGCTGACGGTGCTGGGGTCCACGGACGCCGTGCCGGACCCCTCGTTCCTCACGGTCGGCCCGGGCGGCACGGCCCTGTACGCGGTCGGCGAGAGCGCCCCGGGCGTCGCCGCCGCCTTCGCCCTCGACGGCGACGTGCCGACTCTCCTGGGTCCCGTCCGCGCCGTCGACGGCGACGCGCCCACCCACCTCGCGCTCGCCGCGAACCACCTGGTCACGGCCAACTACACCTCCGGCGGTGTCACAGCCCTGCCGGTTCTCGCCGACGGCTCGCTCGGAGCGGCGGTCTCGGTGCTCCAGCACGAGGGCAACGGCCCCGACAGCGGCCGACAGGAGGCCCCGCACGCCCACCAGGTGCTCGTCGACCCCTCGGGGAACTGGGTGGTCAGCGTGGACCTCGGCACCGACTCGGTACGCGTCTGCGCCCTGGACCCCGCCACCGGCGCCCTGCGCCTGCACAGCGAGACCGCCCTGCGCCCCGGCACCGGTCCGCGCCATCTGGCCTTCCACCCCTCGGGCTCGCTCGCCTACGTCCTGGGCGAGCTGGAGCCGACGCTCACCGTGTGCCGCTGGGACGCGGCTGCGGGCCGTCTCGACGTGCTCGGCGAGACACCGGTGCTGCCCGAGCACGAGGCGGCCGACGACGCGGCGCGCACCTACCCGTCCGAGGTGGTCGTCGCGCACGACGGGCGCTTCCTCTGGACCGCCAACCGGGGCCACGACAGCATCTCCGTGCTCACCCTCGACGAGAGCGGCGAGAAGGCGGCTTTGGTGGCCACCGTCGGCTGCGGCGGCCGCTGGCCGCGCGACCTCACCCTCGACCCGAGCGGCCAGTGGCTGTACGCGGCCAATGAGCACTCCGGAAACGTCAGCTGGTTCGCCGTGGACGCCGAGACGGGCGTCCCACGGCACGCGGGCTCCGTCGAGGTTCCCGCGGTCTCCTGCGTCGTCCTCGTCTGA
- a CDS encoding sirohydrochlorin chelatase encodes MSTPTGPASGLPVRMPRPRQSGRHRRPEPVVAPEGAAALVLAVPGTPSSATRSLAEEVISIARSELPGLNARIGYLDGDDAEYPTLATVLAHTAAERVARFEQAVAVGREVAEPAGPPAVVVPLLAGPDSALIRRIRQAVMDSGTQAELTDVLGPHPLLAEALHVRLSEAGLARADRARLFTVATAADGIVLVTVGGEEAVRAAGITGMLLAARLAVPVMAAALDVEGSVASIAEQLQGSGSAQLALAPYLVGPEVDLGLLDAAAKEAGCATAEPLGAYPAIGKLVLSLYATTLGITPATPQGARAH; translated from the coding sequence ATGAGCACCCCCACTGGGCCCGCTTCCGGCCTGCCTGTACGAATGCCGCGACCTCGCCAGTCCGGACGGCACCGCCGCCCGGAGCCCGTGGTCGCACCCGAGGGCGCTGCCGCGCTCGTTCTCGCCGTTCCCGGTACCCCCTCTTCGGCCACGCGCAGCCTGGCCGAAGAGGTGATCAGCATCGCCCGTTCCGAGCTGCCCGGCCTCAACGCCCGGATCGGCTACCTCGACGGCGACGACGCCGAGTACCCGACCCTCGCCACCGTTCTCGCCCATACCGCCGCCGAGCGCGTCGCGCGCTTCGAGCAGGCCGTCGCCGTCGGCCGTGAGGTCGCCGAGCCCGCGGGTCCGCCCGCCGTCGTGGTCCCGCTGCTCGCGGGTCCCGACAGCGCGCTGATCCGGCGGATACGGCAGGCCGTGATGGACAGCGGTACGCAGGCCGAGCTGACGGATGTCCTCGGTCCGCACCCGCTGCTCGCCGAGGCCCTGCACGTACGGCTGTCGGAGGCCGGGCTGGCGCGCGCCGACCGCGCCAGGCTGTTCACCGTGGCCACCGCCGCCGACGGCATCGTGCTGGTCACCGTGGGTGGCGAGGAGGCCGTGCGGGCCGCCGGGATCACCGGCATGCTGCTGGCCGCCCGGCTCGCCGTGCCGGTGATGGCCGCCGCGCTGGACGTGGAGGGCTCGGTCGCCTCGATCGCGGAGCAGCTGCAGGGCTCCGGCTCGGCGCAGCTGGCGCTGGCGCCGTACCTGGTGGGCCCGGAGGTCGACCTCGGCCTGCTGGACGCCGCCGCGAAGGAGGCGGGCTGTGCGACGGCCGAGCCGCTGGGCGCCTACCCTGCGATCGGCAAGCTCGTGCTGTCCCTGTACGCCACGACGCTGGGCATCACGCCGGCGACTCCGCAGGGGGCTCGGGCTCACTGA
- a CDS encoding N-acetylglucosamine kinase, with translation MTRPPAAPGAAGPGAYVLGVDSGGSGLRVALGRVELPGPLATTLCAEPVRTGPGGIDAGHLLEQLLPAARELLGRASASATGSAPAGEIAAVAIGAAGMATLGDRLRSELPGALAEALGVRRLALAADAVTAYAGAVGQRPGAVVAGGTGMIALGTDLMEWHRADGWGHLLGDSGGGAWIGRAGLDAAMRAHDGRRGGSPALLDRVRAVFGPAEALPGLLYPRSDRPAVLASFAPEVAACAGADPVAAHILRQAAGHIAEAAAAVCPTSAGTDGEGGEGGEVALTGGLFKMGEPLIAPLREELTRLLPGARVTSAAGDPLTGALRIARALAAGDLRLPLHPTMLFVPQEHGSGQRGGTTVRDEPRTG, from the coding sequence GTGACCCGTCCTCCGGCGGCGCCCGGCGCGGCCGGACCCGGCGCGTACGTCCTCGGGGTGGACTCCGGCGGCTCCGGTCTGCGGGTGGCGCTCGGCCGGGTGGAGCTGCCGGGGCCGCTGGCGACGACGCTCTGCGCGGAGCCGGTGCGGACGGGGCCCGGCGGCATCGACGCCGGGCATCTGCTGGAGCAGCTGCTGCCCGCGGCCCGGGAGTTGCTGGGCCGGGCGTCCGCCTCCGCGACCGGTAGCGCCCCGGCGGGTGAGATCGCGGCGGTGGCGATCGGGGCCGCCGGCATGGCCACGCTCGGCGATCGGTTGCGGTCGGAGCTGCCCGGCGCGCTCGCGGAGGCGCTGGGAGTACGCCGGCTGGCGCTGGCCGCCGACGCGGTGACCGCCTACGCGGGCGCGGTGGGCCAGCGCCCGGGGGCGGTCGTCGCGGGAGGCACGGGCATGATCGCCCTCGGTACGGACCTGATGGAGTGGCACAGGGCCGACGGGTGGGGTCATCTTCTGGGTGACAGCGGCGGCGGTGCGTGGATCGGCCGTGCCGGGCTGGACGCGGCGATGCGGGCCCACGACGGGCGGCGTGGCGGCTCCCCCGCCCTGCTGGACCGGGTGCGGGCCGTGTTCGGACCGGCCGAGGCGCTGCCCGGGCTGCTCTATCCGCGCTCCGACCGGCCGGCCGTGCTGGCCTCGTTCGCCCCGGAGGTGGCGGCGTGCGCCGGAGCGGATCCGGTGGCCGCCCACATTCTCCGGCAGGCCGCCGGTCATATCGCCGAGGCGGCGGCGGCTGTGTGCCCGACGTCCGCCGGGACGGACGGCGAGGGCGGTGAGGGCGGTGAAGTGGCTCTGACGGGTGGCTTGTTCAAGATGGGCGAGCCTCTGATCGCACCTCTGCGCGAGGAGCTGACACGGCTGTTGCCGGGGGCCCGGGTGACCTCGGCGGCGGGCGATCCGCTGACCGGCGCACTCCGGATCGCACGAGCCCTGGCTGCCGGGGATCTGCGCCTGCCGCTCCATCCGACGATGTTGTTCGTGCCCCAGGAGCACGGGAGCGGACAGCGCGGCGGGACGACGGTGCGCGACGAGCCCCGCACGGGGTGA
- a CDS encoding uracil-DNA glycosylase produces the protein MAARPLKEIIEPGWADALEPVAERVAAMGDFLRAEIAEGRTYLPSGAHVLRAFQQPFEEVRVLVVGQDPYPTPGHAIGLSFAVAPDVRPLPGSLENIFRELHADLGLPRPSNGDLTPWTRQGVLLLNRALTTAPRRPAAHRGKGWEEVTEQAIKALVARGTPLVSVLWGRDARNLRPQLGDFPAIESSHPSPMSADRGFFGSRPFSRVNELLERQGAQPVDWRLP, from the coding sequence GTGGCAGCAAGACCGTTGAAAGAGATCATCGAGCCGGGGTGGGCGGACGCCCTCGAACCCGTCGCCGAACGCGTCGCCGCTATGGGCGACTTCCTCCGCGCGGAGATCGCCGAGGGACGCACGTACCTGCCCTCCGGGGCGCATGTACTGCGGGCGTTCCAGCAGCCGTTCGAGGAGGTGAGGGTGCTGGTCGTCGGCCAGGACCCGTATCCCACCCCGGGACACGCGATCGGGCTGAGCTTCGCGGTGGCCCCCGACGTCCGGCCGCTGCCGGGCAGCCTGGAGAACATCTTCCGGGAGCTGCACGCGGACCTGGGGCTGCCCAGGCCGTCCAACGGCGATCTCACGCCGTGGACGCGGCAGGGGGTGCTGCTGCTCAACAGGGCGCTGACCACCGCGCCGCGGCGGCCCGCCGCCCACCGGGGCAAGGGCTGGGAAGAGGTGACCGAGCAGGCAATCAAGGCGCTGGTCGCCCGGGGCACGCCGCTGGTGTCGGTCCTGTGGGGGCGCGATGCCCGCAATCTGCGCCCGCAGTTGGGCGACTTCCCCGCGATCGAGTCCTCGCACCCCTCCCCCATGTCCGCGGACCGGGGCTTCTTCGGCTCGCGGCCGTTCAGCCGCGTCAACGAACTGCTGGAGCGCCAGGGGGCGCAGCCTGTGGACTGGCGGCTTCCGTGA